A window of the Loxodonta africana isolate mLoxAfr1 chromosome 3, mLoxAfr1.hap2, whole genome shotgun sequence genome harbors these coding sequences:
- the YARS1 gene encoding tyrosine--tRNA ligase, cytoplasmic isoform X2: MSKIADFLKAGCEVTILFADLHAYLDNMKAPWELLELRTSYYENVIKAMLESIGVPLEKLKFIKGTDYQLSKEYTLDVYRLSSVVTQHDAKKAGAEVVKQVEHPLLSGLLYPGLQALDEEYLKVDAQFGGIDQRKIFTFAEKYLPTLGYSKRVHLMNPMVPGLTGSKMSSSEEESKIDLLDRKEDVKKKLKKAFCEPGNVENNGILSFIKHVLFPLKSEFVILRDEKWGGNKTYTAYLDLEKDFADEVVHPGDLKNSVEVALNKLLDPIREKFNTPALKKLASAAYPDPSKQKPVAKGPAKNSEPEEVIPSRLDIRVGKIISVEKHPDADSLYVEKIDVGEAEPRTVVSGLVQFMSKLELQDRLVVVLCNLRPQKMRGVESQGMLLCASMEGVSRKVEPLDPPAGSAPGERVFVKGYEKGQPDEELKPKKKVFEKLQADFKISEEYIAQWRQTNFMTKLGHISCKSLKGGNIS; encoded by the exons ATGTCTAAGATCGCGGACTTCCTGAAGGCAGGTTGTGAG GTAACAATTCTGTTTGCGGACCTTCACGCATACCTAGATAATATGAAAGCCCCGTGGGAACTTCTGGAACTCCGAACCAGCTACTATGAGAATGTGATCAAGGCAATGCTGGAGAGCATTGGTGTGCCCTTGGAGAAGCTCAAGTTCATCAAAGGCACTGACTACCAGCTCAGCAA AGAGTACACACTAGATGTGTACAGACTCTCCTCTGTGGTTACACAGCACGATGCCAAGAAAGCTGGAGCTGAGGTGGTAAAGCAGGTGGAGCACCCTTTGCTGAGTGGTCTGCTGTACCCTGGACTGCAG GCCTTGGATGAAGAGTATTTGAAAGTAGATGCTCAATTTGGAGGCATTGATCAGAGAAAGATTTTCACCTTTGCAGAGAAG TACCTCCCTACACTGGGCTACTCAAAACGGGTCCATCTGATGAATCCTATGGTCCCAGGATTAACTGGCAGCAAAATGAGCTCTTCAGAAGAG GAGTCCAAGATTGATCTCCTTGACCGGAAGGAGGATgtgaagaaaaaactgaaaaaggcCTTCTGCGAGCCAGGGAATGTAGAGAACAATGGAATTCTGTCCTTCATCAAGCATGTCCTCTTTCCCCTCAAATCTG AATTTGTGATCCTTCGAGATGAGAAATGGGGTGGAAACAAAACCTACACAGCCTACTTGGACCTGGAGAAGGACTTTGCTGATGAG GTTGTCCACCCAGGAGACCTAAAGAATTCCGTTGAAGTCGCCCTGAACAAGTTGCTGGATCCTATCCGGGAAAAGTTTAATACCCCTGCACTGAAGAAACTCGCCAGTGCTGCCTACCCAGATCCCTCAAAGCAGA AGCCGGTTGCCAAAGGCCCTGCCAAGAATTCAGAACCAGAAGAGGTCATCCCATCCCGGCTGGATATCCGTGTGGGGAAAATCATCAGTGTGGAGAAG CATCCAGATGCAGACAGCCTGTATGTGGAGAAGATTGATGTGGGAGAAGCTGAACCACGGACTGTGGTGAGCGGCCTGGTGCAGTTTATGTCCAAGCTGGAACTGCAGGACAGGCTGGTGGTGGTGCTGTGCAACCTGAGACCCCAGAAGATGAGAGGAGTTGAGTCCCAAGGCATGCTTCTGTGTGCTTCTAT GGAAGGAGTAAGCCGCAAGGTTGAACCTCTGGACCCTCCTGCAGGCTCTGCTCCCGGAGAGCGAGTGTTTGTGAAGGGCTATGAGAAGGGCCAACCAGACGAAGAGCTCAAGCCCAAGAAGAAAGTCTTTGAGAAATTACAA GCTGACTTTAAAATTTCTGAGGAGTACATCGCACAGTGGAGGCAAACCAACTTCATGACCAAGCTGGGGCACATCTCCTGTAAATCGCTGAAAGGGGGGAACATTAGCTAG
- the YARS1 gene encoding tyrosine--tRNA ligase, cytoplasmic isoform X1, translating into MGDAPSPEEKLHLITRNLQEVLGEEKLKEILKERELKVYWGTATTGKPHVAYFVPMSKIADFLKAGCEVTILFADLHAYLDNMKAPWELLELRTSYYENVIKAMLESIGVPLEKLKFIKGTDYQLSKEYTLDVYRLSSVVTQHDAKKAGAEVVKQVEHPLLSGLLYPGLQALDEEYLKVDAQFGGIDQRKIFTFAEKYLPTLGYSKRVHLMNPMVPGLTGSKMSSSEEESKIDLLDRKEDVKKKLKKAFCEPGNVENNGILSFIKHVLFPLKSEFVILRDEKWGGNKTYTAYLDLEKDFADEVVHPGDLKNSVEVALNKLLDPIREKFNTPALKKLASAAYPDPSKQKPVAKGPAKNSEPEEVIPSRLDIRVGKIISVEKHPDADSLYVEKIDVGEAEPRTVVSGLVQFMSKLELQDRLVVVLCNLRPQKMRGVESQGMLLCASMEGVSRKVEPLDPPAGSAPGERVFVKGYEKGQPDEELKPKKKVFEKLQADFKISEEYIAQWRQTNFMTKLGHISCKSLKGGNIS; encoded by the exons GAGGTTCTGGGGGAAGAAAAGCTGAAGGAGATCCTGAAGGAACGGGAACTTAAGGTTTACTGGGGAACAGCAACCACAGGCAAGCCACATGTGGCTTACTTTGTACCCATGTCTAAGATCGCGGACTTCCTGAAGGCAGGTTGTGAG GTAACAATTCTGTTTGCGGACCTTCACGCATACCTAGATAATATGAAAGCCCCGTGGGAACTTCTGGAACTCCGAACCAGCTACTATGAGAATGTGATCAAGGCAATGCTGGAGAGCATTGGTGTGCCCTTGGAGAAGCTCAAGTTCATCAAAGGCACTGACTACCAGCTCAGCAA AGAGTACACACTAGATGTGTACAGACTCTCCTCTGTGGTTACACAGCACGATGCCAAGAAAGCTGGAGCTGAGGTGGTAAAGCAGGTGGAGCACCCTTTGCTGAGTGGTCTGCTGTACCCTGGACTGCAG GCCTTGGATGAAGAGTATTTGAAAGTAGATGCTCAATTTGGAGGCATTGATCAGAGAAAGATTTTCACCTTTGCAGAGAAG TACCTCCCTACACTGGGCTACTCAAAACGGGTCCATCTGATGAATCCTATGGTCCCAGGATTAACTGGCAGCAAAATGAGCTCTTCAGAAGAG GAGTCCAAGATTGATCTCCTTGACCGGAAGGAGGATgtgaagaaaaaactgaaaaaggcCTTCTGCGAGCCAGGGAATGTAGAGAACAATGGAATTCTGTCCTTCATCAAGCATGTCCTCTTTCCCCTCAAATCTG AATTTGTGATCCTTCGAGATGAGAAATGGGGTGGAAACAAAACCTACACAGCCTACTTGGACCTGGAGAAGGACTTTGCTGATGAG GTTGTCCACCCAGGAGACCTAAAGAATTCCGTTGAAGTCGCCCTGAACAAGTTGCTGGATCCTATCCGGGAAAAGTTTAATACCCCTGCACTGAAGAAACTCGCCAGTGCTGCCTACCCAGATCCCTCAAAGCAGA AGCCGGTTGCCAAAGGCCCTGCCAAGAATTCAGAACCAGAAGAGGTCATCCCATCCCGGCTGGATATCCGTGTGGGGAAAATCATCAGTGTGGAGAAG CATCCAGATGCAGACAGCCTGTATGTGGAGAAGATTGATGTGGGAGAAGCTGAACCACGGACTGTGGTGAGCGGCCTGGTGCAGTTTATGTCCAAGCTGGAACTGCAGGACAGGCTGGTGGTGGTGCTGTGCAACCTGAGACCCCAGAAGATGAGAGGAGTTGAGTCCCAAGGCATGCTTCTGTGTGCTTCTAT GGAAGGAGTAAGCCGCAAGGTTGAACCTCTGGACCCTCCTGCAGGCTCTGCTCCCGGAGAGCGAGTGTTTGTGAAGGGCTATGAGAAGGGCCAACCAGACGAAGAGCTCAAGCCCAAGAAGAAAGTCTTTGAGAAATTACAA GCTGACTTTAAAATTTCTGAGGAGTACATCGCACAGTGGAGGCAAACCAACTTCATGACCAAGCTGGGGCACATCTCCTGTAAATCGCTGAAAGGGGGGAACATTAGCTAG